In the genome of Neisseria lactamica, the window AGTTTTTAGATAATTCTTCTAATCAAAAGATAAATACACGAGGAACAGTGTATCAATATATTATTTATGTTTTAACAGGAGACCTTTATCTACAAAAAGACATAGATGAAAATTTAGAATTTATCTATCAAGCAGAAAATAATCCCAATGAAGTTTATTCAGGAGGTGGACAAGGTTTTTGCTGGGATATTTCTGCTGAAAAAGTAGTTTTCTATCACAACGAATTTGATGAAGAAGACGGCTGGCCTGATTTAAGCTGTTCGCTGCATACTTTTAAAACTGCTTTAATTGCTTGGAATGCTTTTTTGCAATTGCCTAAAAGTATTCATTCGGTGGTGGAGACTGTGATTGAGGAATAAGCATAATTAGCTTAATGAATAGAATCAGCGATATAGATTGGACTGCAAATCCACGCTTATACGCTGTGCCATGATTAAGATGTTAGAACTTGTATTGAATACAAGTTCTCATAAACGAATGGCAGCAATCCTTTGATTTAGATAAGATCCTTGATTTAGAATAATATTGTCCAATTATTTGCAATCATTCTATAAAAATCAAGGAACTAAAATCATGAACAAAACCCTATCGCGTCATCTTCAACTTTTGTCGTGGCTGCCTGATGGTTGTTGCAGAGAATGTGAAGTGCGAAGGTAAAAGCTGTGCCGATAGTGATTCAGCAAGCCGTAGCCCATATGAAACCTAAACTCAACAAGTAAGATGTGTGCGGAACGCACACATGCGGTTCTCAAGGTTTGAGCTAAGAGGCCGTCTGAAAATAACAAATGGGTTTTGCCTATGGTTGTTTTCAGACGGCTTCAGATTTCGCTTCCTCTTTTCCATATCCTATAAACATGTGATTAAATTTTCATTTATGGCGTTTTTTTATCTTTTTGTCTGTTTTTGTGCATTGCTATAATTGCCCGCTTACATTACCATACCGAACAGGACAACAAACAAACCGGCGCCGGCGTACGTGTACAAGTTTCCTTGGGCACCGCCTGGGAGGCTTCGGGCAACTTCAACCAAAGCAAAGCTTCAGGCAGCAGTGACAGTGCGGCTATCCAATCCGGACTTTTTGCAGGAGAAGGCGGCTACCACATCGAGGCCGACAGCATCCACCTAAAAGGCGGAGCCATTACCTCTACCGCGCCGAAGGAGCAAAATGAATTAACTGCCAAACGTCTTACTTTTGAAAATATTCAAAACCAAAGCAGTTATAGCGCATCCAATGTCAGCTTGAGCGGTAGTTACGGTAGCGACAGCCCCTCTGAACCCCCCGACAACGCCGACTTCCGTCAAACAAACTTAGGTAAGGCATTTGCACGCTCTGCAGGCAAAAATGGTACCGACTTCAACCCCGGCTTGCCGCAATATGAAAAAGGCGGCGACAACAGCACCACCTATGCTACCCTGAGCGAAGGCCGTCTGAACATCGGCGGCAAAGAGACCACTACGCAAGAACTGGGTATCAATAGTGACAGCAGTAACGCACACCGTGCTGTTGCGGCTCTGCCCGATTTAGCCAAGATTACCGAAAAGCAACAGATTATAGCTAAAGCAACTTCCGATATAGTAACCGCTGCGCACACTTTCAGCAGCAACCGCCAAAAAACCGCTGCAGAAAATAAAGCCAAAGCCGAATCGGAGTTCGAAGGTCGTCTGAAAGCCCAAAATGACGGCAGCTATGAAGCCTACGCCAAACTGGACGAAACCGAACGGCAAAAAATCCTAATCAACTACTCAGAAACCTATCGCAAAGCCGATGCCGAAGCCCAAAATTGGGGGGTGGGAGGTAAACACAGCCGTGCCCTTAATGCCGGCATCACCCTCGCGACCGGTCTGCTTGGTGGTCAAAGCGGATTGCAAAGCGCAGTCAATGCCGCTGCGCCTTATGCCTCCGAAGCAATAGGCAGGACATTTGGACACGGTGAAAACAAAAACGAAACCGCCCAAGCCGTCGGACATTTCCTTTTAGGAGCAGCTATTGCCCGCGTCAACGGTGGTAATTTTGCTGCCGGCGGCTCGGCTGCAGTTGCAGCTGAAAAAGCAGCGGAACATCTTGCCCAACGGTATAACGACGGTAAAACCGCAATCGATCCGCAAACAGGCGAGTTCAATGCCAACCTGCTGCCGGAGCATATCAAAGAGGAAATCAAATCGAAGAGCGGGGTGATTGCATCGCTGACGGGAGCTGCCGTGGGCGGTACGCCGGCAGAGGCGCAAACCGGGGGGGCGGTCGGGCAGAATGCGGTGGAAAACAACCATCTGCTCGCAGGGCAGCGAATCCAAATGAATGCGGAATTCCGAGCATGCAAAGCCGATTGGCGTTGCGAATTTGAAGTTGATAAAAAATGGGAGAAGATTGGGCTTAATAATACGAGAAAACTTTATGCGGCATGTGATAAAGGGATCAATACTGTCGCATGCCAAAATTTGAGGAATCAGATCGATAGATCTACATATCAGGGTAAACGTGACTATAATTACCCCACGGGCTTTGAATTGAAAGGAGAGCTGTCAGGTGCGCTGGGGGTGGGTGTACAGGTCAACGCAAAAGTAATCGTAACTTTAGGGAACAGAGGTTCGTCCGTACAAGCTGAAGGCGGTGTGGGTTTAGGCTTGGGTGCGAAAGTTTCGGTAGGAGGAAATACCCAAAGGAGGAATGTAGAGATGGACGAAAACAAAAGCCTTGCCGTATCCACGGAATACATCCTAGCTAATCCCAAATTCGGCTCTTCCCCGCAGGACGCGAACGCATCCTTGGGCACGAAAGCCGAAATTGAAGGTAAGATTGGGATTCTGAATATTAACACATCGTTTCATGGAGGAAGGGAATATAAGCCTAATGGCACTTCCTCCATCTATAAAGGAGGCGAAGCAAAGGTGTCTCTCAACACACAAATAGGCAGCGGGATAATGTTCAAATGGGACATTTGGAACGGAAAAAGTCGGCAATTTAAAAAGGATTTTAGAAACAAAGAGGGTCAAAAACATGAACACAAACTTAAATGACAAAGACAAAGCCATGGATACCGCAATCAGGTTTCAGAAAAGGATGAGGATTCCGAAATTTTTCTTTTTAATTCTCGGAATCACAGTGGTTTTGGCATTTATCCAAGACGTGATAACGGGTTCTAACTTTCTGCAAATAACAATTGTGCAAATAATATTTGTGATATATTTCAGTTTCGGAGGTATCATAATTTTATTCTACATAATCATCGCAGGAATCTGCCCCTATTGCCACGAATTCCAAAAGATGAATTATGGCACCTCCGTCGGCATCGGGTCGGATAGCTTTACTTTCTTTAAAGGCATTTCCCCTGTTCCAAAAATCGATTACTGCAGCAAATGCGGCAAGCCCCTGTCTCCTGAAGCCGTAAATAAGGTAATGAATGATAAAACCGATGAAGAAAAATCTGATATTTGATGTAAGTTGATGCAGAACAAGCCACAATGTAAACCAATCCTCCCTATAGAGTGAGTATGGCACGCACGCTGGCTTGAAGATTCCGCAATACCAATTATGTCTGCATCCCCCATTACTTGACGAAAGGCCGTCTGAAAACGGAAAAACCGTTTCAGACGGTCTTTGTTTAACTCCACCGATCCAGCGGGTTACAAAGCGCAGCCAATGCCGCTGCGCCTTATGCCTCCGAAGCAATAGGCAGGACATTTGGACACGGTGAAAACAAAAACGAAACCGCCCAAGCCGTCGGACATTTCCTTTTAGGAGCAGCTATTGCCCGCGTCAACGGTGGTAATTTTGCTGCCGGCGGCTCGGCTGCAGTTGCAGCTGAAAAAGCAGCGGAACATCTTGCCCAACGGTATAACGACGGTAAAACCGCAATCGATCCGCAAACAGGCGAGTTCAATGCCAACCTGCTGCCGGAACATATCAAAGAAGAAATCAAATCGAAGAGCGGGGTGATTGCATCGCTGACGGGCGCGGCCGTGGGCGGCACGCCGGCAGAGGCGCAAACCGGAGGGGCGGTCGGGCAGAATGCGGTGGAAAACAACCTCTATCTGACATCGGAAGCCTTAAAACGGGATGAACAGACAGCCCGTAAAATTTATTCCGTCATAAAAGAGCAAGTCAAACATGAATGCAGTTCCACAGGAAGAATTACCGAATGTCGTCAAAATATAGGACGCATTATCGAATTTACCCAAGACCAACGCTTTGACAGTCGGTTTAAGGACTTAGAAAAAGAATCCTTATATTACCTAAATCAACATCCTGATTTAGTAGCCTCTTATTTGAAGGCTGAGTACGAAAAGCTGGATAGGGAAGACAAAAGTATCCTGCACCGCTACATCTCACCCGGGGCTGAAATCGTTTCGGGCAGTTTGGGTGTTGTTCTTTCAGGAGTAGCCGGAGGCGGATCTTGTGCCGAGACTTTCGGCTTAGGCTGTGCCGCCGCTTTGGTTGGTGTAACGTCTTCCTACGATCATGTCATTACTGGGGCGAAGAACTTCGGAAAAAAAGCCAGCGAACAACGACCGACGATTACGGTTCAGACCTTGAAGCAGTTGGGGCTGTCGGAGCAGGCTGCGGAATATGTTCAGTTTTCTATAGATTTGTTCAGTGTGGGTAAATCAGGAGCCGGTATGCCTAAGGCTAAGCCTGTGTCTGATGCAAAACCGAGATGGGAGGTTGATAGGAAGCTTAATAAATTGACAACTCGTGAGCAGGTGGAGAAAAATGTTCAGGAAATAAGGAACGGTAATAAAAACAGTAACTTTAGCCAACATGCTCAACTAGAGAGGGAAATTAATAAACTAAAATCTGCCGATGAAATTAATTTTGCAGATGGAATGGGAAAATTTACCGATAGCATGAATGACAAGGTTTTTAGTAGGCTTGTGAAATCAGTTAAAGAGAATGGCTTCACAAATCCAGTTGTGGAGTACGTTGAAATAAATGGAAAAGCATATATCGTAAGAGGAAATAATAGGGTTTTTGCTGCAGAATACCTTGGCAGGATACATGAATTAAAATTTAAAAAAGTTGACTTTCCTGTTCCTAATACTAGTTGGAAAAATCCTACTGATGTCTTGAATGAATCAGGTAATGTTAAGAGACCTCGTTATAGGAGTAAATAAAAATGGCAATTTGGAATTATCGGTACTACCTTATCCCATCAGCTGCTATCAGAAATAAATTTAATGCAAATAAAGATATCATACTTGATGAGTATCGATCTAATGGTTTTCAGAATTTTAATGAGAATAAAAGTTTTGAAAATTACTTTATCGATAATGATGTTATATTATCATCAATAATAAATGAAGCAAAAAAACAGCTTAAATTGAAAGAGTCTTGGGATAAAGACGCAATCATGTTTTGTGATAATTTTGGTAATAGTCTTACCGTTTGGCCAGATGATATAGAGTGTGAACTTGATTTAAGATTTGATTATACTAAATTTATTCAGAAAATCATTGATTGGGCAATAAAATATAATTGTCTACTTGTAATAGGAAAAACAGGAAATGTAGTTTCCCCTAATATAAATAATCTAATGTATGAAATAAAAGCATATTTGGAAAGCAAGCCGTGGCCCATATGAAACCTAAACTCAATACGTAGGATGTGCATGGAATGCACTCATGCGGTTCTCAAGGTTTGAGCTAAGAGGCCGTCTGAAAACAGAAAATCGTTTCAGACGGCCTTTGTTTAACGCCACCGAGCCAGCGGGTTAAAGCGCAGTCAATGCCGCTGCGCCTTATGCTGCCGAGGTAAAGAGAGTTTGATGGTGCTATTACAATCAATCGTTGGTATGAAGCCAAATCTGGTAATTTCTGGAGAGATCACACTTCTACACCTCAAAAATTCGAAAAATTTAAATCAGATATGGGTGATAGATTGAAAATTGCAACAAAAAATGGAGCAACATATGAATTACATTCAAATACACCAATCCCCAAACATGTTAAAGAATTTTTGAACAAAAAAGGTATTAAATATTTTGAATATTAAAAGTTATAGGAGATTTAAAAATGTCAAGAAGTGTAAGTTTAGATATTGATTTATATGTTAGCATCCAATGAATAACTAAAAATGCAGAAACCACTAGCACTGTTTACCATTTACCCTCCCTATCTGCCGGTCAATACCAACTGTTGGCAGAAGGCTTCCCAATCGGCAAGGGGTACAACGCGTGTGCCGCCTGCTAACCGGTGTACATCGGAAGTGCAGGCAGTGCGCCAATAGATGTAAAACGGAAGTTTGGCGATGTCGGCTTCCAATACGGCAGGAGCGTTATTTTGTCCTGGCGTATGCACAATTGGCAAGCCGAAATAACTGTATTGGCCGTCTTCCGCTTGGTTGTCTGTATGGCCACGGTGTTTACCGGTACGGACAAACAGACGGCAGAATGCGTTCCAATCATGCAGAAACACAGCGGCTTGTCCGTCTATCAGGCTTTGGGCGGAACCGATGCTGCTGTCCCGCCAAAACAGGTAGCAAATTCTGTATATATAACACCGTTTGTCGTGCTATACGGCAGCCGGTAAAAAAAACGCCACGTTTCAAACATGGCGTTTTTTTTGACGGTCAGAACCTGTATCCGACACCGGCTTTCAGGCTGTTGCTTTTGTAGCGGCTGCTGCCTGTGTGCTCGTAATTGCCGAAGGCGCTCCAACCTCTGCCCAATTCTGCGCGGATACCGAGACCTGCATTCCAACGGGTTTGCGGCATATCCCAAGCACCGGTTTTGCCACGAGCCTGATTCGCACCTTTAAACATACCTGTCAGGGCGTAATCGCGTTTTTTGAAGTCATGTTCGACACCTGCAAAACCGAAGAGGGCGGTTTTGTCGTTCAGCGGTTGTGTCAGGCGGACGTTGAGCAGTCCGACGGGGGTGGTTTCGGAGAGTTTATCGGCTTTCCATGCCAGCGCACCGCCTTTTTCTTCAAACGCCTTTTGTCTGAGTATATCCAAACGGGCACCTATTTCGGTCTCCAGCAGGCCGCTGCCGAAAACGGGGAGGCGGAAACCGGATAATAGGGCTGCCTGTGTCAGCGAACCTTCTGCTTCACCTTCGGCGCGGATATCGACACCGTTCAGGCGGGCGGTTTTGTTCTTGTAGCCGCTGTAACCCAAGAGGGCTTTGACAAAAGTCATGTTGTCCAGATTGTGACGGACACCGGCATTCAGACCGAAGCTGTTGACGGCTGCGCTACCACGGGTGTTCTCGTCCCATTTGGTTTGACCGGCGTCAAACGTGGCGGCAAGTGTGGTTTGTTCGCCCGCCTGGTATTTGACACCCAGGGTTTGGCGGAAGTCGGTCAGACCGCCAGAAGCCGCCCCGTGTTTCCAGTCGCCGGTGTCGCGTTTGGTTTCGGCAAAGACATCTGTTTCGCCGGTTTTAAGCGGTCGGTCAAGTTTGTCGGCCGTCGATTTCAGGCGGCGGCTTTGAGTCTCCGCAAAGACATTGGTGCTGTTGGCGTGAATCCCGGCGGCCAACTGTTCCAACATGGTTGCGGTTCCGTCCGTGCGTTCGCTTTGAGCGCGGATGAGCAACCTGCCTGTCTGCGCGTAAGAACCGGTTGCCAATTCTTTGTCGCTCAGTTTGTCGGCTTCCTCCATCAGGTTTTCGAGGTTGCGTCCGCCCTGTACGACATTATGGGCGAGTACGGGATCGAGGCGTTCTTTAACCGTCATGGCAACTGTATTGACATTGTTGCGGCGCAGGCTGTAGTACAGGTCTTTGCCGGTGGCGGTGCCGACTTTGTCGCGGGAGACCATCTCGCCGTCGGCATAGACGCGCTGAACCTGTCCGTCTTTTGCGGTAATGCCGCCCTCTGAACGCAGGAAGGTAATCAGGCGTTCGTTCGGACGGGCGTAGTATTTGCTTACGCCGCCCAGCCAGATACCACCGGTGTCGCCAAACTCGGTTTTGCCGGTCACATTGAGGACATCGCCCAACTGGACAAACAGATTGCCGTTTTGAGTAAAGGTCAGATTGCCGTCGATGGTGCTGTTGTTGCCGCCAAAGAGGAAGCCGTTGACATCAACCTGTACATTGCCTTTCACTCTGGCATTGTCGTTCAAATGGAACTTGCTTCCGCTATATACGTCCGAAGTAATGCTTTTGTTGACGGAGAGCATGCCGCCCATTACATTGGTCACGCCCGTGTAGGTGTTTTCACCGTCAAGGATGAGGCGGCCGTCGCCGGTTTTGTTCAATCCGCCATTGCCGCTGATGTCGTTTTCAAAGAAAGACACGGTGTCCTCGCCCGTCACGTTCGCATCAAACATACCGAAGGCGAACTGAGCGGGGCCTTTGACTGCTTTACCGGCATTGAGCAATCCCCAGCCGTACACGCTGTCCACGCCTTTGGCGCCTATGTCCTGCGCGGTAGTCAGGATGGTGGTACGCAGGTTGTCGTTGGACATCCACGGATAACGGCCCAACACCAGCGCCGCCGTTCCGCTGACAAGGGGAGCGGACAGCGACGTTCCACGGCTTCCCAAACCGAGAAGCGGTTCGTCGTTCGAGCCTCTGATAACCATATTTTTGTCCAAGGCGTCTACGTATTGACGGCCTTTAAACAAAACACCGGGTTGATATGGTGCG includes:
- a CDS encoding VENN motif pre-toxin domain-containing protein, which produces MIASLTGAAVGGTPAEAQTGGAVGQNAVENNLYLTSEALKRDEQTARKIYSVIKEQVKHECSSTGRITECRQNIGRIIEFTQDQRFDSRFKDLEKESLYYLNQHPDLVASYLKAEYEKLDREDKSILHRYISPGAEIVSGSLGVVLSGVAGGGSCAETFGLGCAAALVGVTSSYDHVITGAKNFGKKASEQRPTITVQTLKQLGLSEQAAEYVQFSIDLFSVGKSGAGMPKAKPVSDAKPRWEVDRKLNKLTTREQVEKNVQEIRNGNKNSNFSQHAQLEREINKLKSADEINFADGMGKFTDSMNDKVFSRLVKSVKENGFTNPVVEYVEINGKAYIVRGNNRVFAAEYLGRIHELKFKKVDFPVPNTSWKNPTDVLNESGNVKRPRYRSK
- a CDS encoding S8 family serine peptidase, translating into MNKLILNTKLKTVAAVCATIFLTACGGGGGGGGGSSPDWSSTPTAPGVSNTGSADTPDTLEPDKPGFGNNCKGYPLCVADHLKPDSTENAPAPNLNINPVAGELPPVLNGYPEANPRLNFNDLTQYKNAINLKTAHDLGYKGKGAVVGVVDDDISDYAELFGSTTRISYGCSGHQAGISELDRLACPGMVSDGTEDMNIDPAYLTVKVRPFDVYDNAKLNRVFRDFENPTFQHGAPHSDTLNHMDIVSYLLAGRAVPGYGTGGVAPEAKLVGYDVRDKFNKEDIIEGWRFAVSNGAKIINNSYGVSDMNDAGHVAQFNADANSLSFRKMDEHIRKDGVLFVFAAGNDGLTYGSYEGFFPYAYPKAQKGLIVAAGVESDGTIAKSSNRCGLMAQWCLSAPYQPGVLFKGRQYVDALDKNMVIRGSNDEPLLGLGSRGTSLSAPLVSGTAALVLGRYPWMSNDNLRTTILTTAQDIGAKGVDSVYGWGLLNAGKAVKGPAQFAFGMFDANVTGEDTVSFFENDISGNGGLNKTGDGRLILDGENTYTGVTNVMGGMLSVNKSITSDVYSGSKFHLNDNARVKGNVQVDVNGFLFGGNNSTIDGNLTFTQNGNLFVQLGDVLNVTGKTEFGDTGGIWLGGVSKYYARPNERLITFLRSEGGITAKDGQVQRVYADGEMVSRDKVGTATGKDLYYSLRRNNVNTVAMTVKERLDPVLAHNVVQGGRNLENLMEEADKLSDKELATGSYAQTGRLLIRAQSERTDGTATMLEQLAAGIHANSTNVFAETQSRRLKSTADKLDRPLKTGETDVFAETKRDTGDWKHGAASGGLTDFRQTLGVKYQAGEQTTLAATFDAGQTKWDENTRGSAAVNSFGLNAGVRHNLDNMTFVKALLGYSGYKNKTARLNGVDIRAEGEAEGSLTQAALLSGFRLPVFGSGLLETEIGARLDILRQKAFEEKGGALAWKADKLSETTPVGLLNVRLTQPLNDKTALFGFAGVEHDFKKRDYALTGMFKGANQARGKTGAWDMPQTRWNAGLGIRAELGRGWSAFGNYEHTGSSRYKSNSLKAGVGYRF
- a CDS encoding VENN motif pre-toxin domain-containing protein, whose amino-acid sequence is MGTAWEASGNFNQSKASGSSDSAAIQSGLFAGEGGYHIEADSIHLKGGAITSTAPKEQNELTAKRLTFENIQNQSSYSASNVSLSGSYGSDSPSEPPDNADFRQTNLGKAFARSAGKNGTDFNPGLPQYEKGGDNSTTYATLSEGRLNIGGKETTTQELGINSDSSNAHRAVAALPDLAKITEKQQIIAKATSDIVTAAHTFSSNRQKTAAENKAKAESEFEGRLKAQNDGSYEAYAKLDETERQKILINYSETYRKADAEAQNWGVGGKHSRALNAGITLATGLLGGQSGLQSAVNAAAPYASEAIGRTFGHGENKNETAQAVGHFLLGAAIARVNGGNFAAGGSAAVAAEKAAEHLAQRYNDGKTAIDPQTGEFNANLLPEHIKEEIKSKSGVIASLTGAAVGGTPAEAQTGGAVGQNAVENNHLLAGQRIQMNAEFRACKADWRCEFEVDKKWEKIGLNNTRKLYAACDKGINTVACQNLRNQIDRSTYQGKRDYNYPTGFELKGELSGALGVGVQVNAKVIVTLGNRGSSVQAEGGVGLGLGAKVSVGGNTQRRNVEMDENKSLAVSTEYILANPKFGSSPQDANASLGTKAEIEGKIGILNINTSFHGGREYKPNGTSSIYKGGEAKVSLNTQIGSGIMFKWDIWNGKSRQFKKDFRNKEGQKHEHKLK
- the mafI gene encoding protein MafI — its product is MYKIKCFYDQFSSGELFNYCQFLDNSSNQKINTRGTVYQYIIYVLTGDLYLQKDIDENLEFIYQAENNPNEVYSGGGQGFCWDISAEKVVFYHNEFDEEDGWPDLSCSLHTFKTALIAWNAFLQLPKSIHSVVETVIEE